The following proteins come from a genomic window of Gottfriedia acidiceleris:
- a CDS encoding GNAT family N-acetyltransferase: MKIRLLTKEDAEIYLNIRLEGLNENPEVFITTMDEILDQDDPIEYKAEILDQDKNYTIGAFTDKGKLIGVATLKTFEKVKAEHKGKIESVYVSPSARKMGAGYLLIEEAIHLAKSFGLEQLTLNIVEGNETAKKLYEKLGFKTFAKTPNSLKFNNEYWDQEHMLLTLFAGNAEEEGKVG, encoded by the coding sequence ATGAAAATACGTTTATTAACTAAAGAAGATGCAGAAATCTATCTTAATATTCGTTTAGAAGGTTTAAATGAGAATCCTGAAGTTTTTATTACAACTATGGATGAAATACTTGATCAAGATGACCCTATAGAATACAAAGCAGAAATATTGGATCAAGATAAAAACTATACGATCGGTGCATTTACTGACAAAGGGAAATTAATTGGAGTAGCAACTTTAAAAACATTTGAAAAAGTTAAAGCAGAGCATAAAGGAAAAATTGAGTCTGTCTATGTTTCTCCTAGCGCTCGAAAAATGGGGGCAGGCTATCTTTTAATTGAAGAAGCGATCCACTTAGCGAAAAGCTTTGGACTTGAACAACTTACATTAAATATCGTAGAAGGTAATGAAACAGCAAAAAAACTATATGAAAAACTAGGATTCAAAACATTTGCAAAAACCCCTAATAGTCTAAAATTTAACAATGAATATTGGGACCAAGAGCATATGCTGCTTACATTATTTGCAGGAAATGCTGAAGAAGAGGGGAAAGTGGGATAA
- a CDS encoding response regulator, translated as MKKNLIEVLIVEDDSRIAEIHQRFIERIEGFSVIGIATNYQDAVDLIEILKPQLVLLDVYFPDMNGLDFLQWMKKNSILADVIMITASKEIDSVNKALHYGVFDFIIKPVIFDRFKKSLIRYVNYSNKVQSLQSKSAYLTQEEIDGLIGKNNSIIEEQSIYPKGIDKLTLDKVLFAIKEVHNGMTAENIGLEIGVSRTTARRYLEYLVSEGKVLADLAYGTIGRPERVYLIKN; from the coding sequence ATGAAAAAGAATTTAATAGAAGTGTTAATAGTTGAAGATGATAGTAGAATTGCAGAAATTCATCAGCGATTTATTGAAAGAATAGAAGGGTTTAGTGTAATTGGTATTGCAACAAATTATCAAGATGCAGTTGATTTAATTGAAATTCTAAAACCGCAGTTAGTATTATTAGATGTTTATTTTCCGGATATGAATGGTTTAGATTTTTTACAATGGATGAAAAAAAATTCAATTTTGGCAGATGTTATTATGATTACTGCATCTAAAGAAATCGATTCAGTTAATAAGGCCTTACATTATGGTGTATTTGATTTTATTATTAAGCCAGTTATTTTTGATCGGTTTAAAAAGTCTTTAATTCGTTATGTAAATTATTCAAATAAAGTGCAAAGCCTACAATCCAAAAGTGCTTATCTAACTCAGGAAGAAATAGATGGTTTAATCGGAAAAAATAATTCGATAATTGAAGAGCAAAGTATATACCCTAAAGGCATTGATAAGCTTACTTTAGATAAAGTGTTATTTGCGATAAAAGAAGTTCATAACGGGATGACTGCTGAGAATATAGGATTAGAAATTGGCGTTAGCCGTACTACTGCCCGGAGATATTTAGAATATCTAGTATCTGAAGGGAAAGTATTAGCGGATTTAGCGTATGGAACGATTGGCAGGCCAGAAAGAGTTTATTTAATAAAAAACTAG
- a CDS encoding ATP-binding protein has product MRLHYKLIIFISVLILVISSVFEIVSQEMFLKNLKHEKGLKALAISQTVANMPEVREAFSSENPSGIIQPIVEKIRKKVGAEFIVVGNKNEIRYSHPNPLLIGQKMVGGDNNKVFKGQEIVSESTGTLGPSLRGKTPIFDDNGNVIGVVSVGYLIKDIDHEANAFSKKLIKNSIVILLLGIGAAFLISFNIKKSIFGLEPKEIGRMYKEKHAILESIHEGIIAIDEYGEITVVNENAHKVLSIPNNIKLRGLKIEDILHNSHLKKVVETGKPIYDLEFLINEKVMIINCIPIVGVNSKIVGAVTTFREKSELNKLLNELSQIKAYSEGLRAQAHEYSNKLHTILGLIQLESYQEAIELISKESNITQNIIHFIMEEISDPVVAGLLLGKISLANELKVDFNIDYNSSFADVPKEINREDLITIIGNLLNNAFDAVLETNKSEKLVSLFLTDLGEDLVIEIEDNANGIPEELIDEIFEYGISTKEQSKNSGIGLHLVQRLLHKLNGQITFHSNEHGGTTFIVAIPKSQKESNRYDEKEFNRSVNS; this is encoded by the coding sequence ATGCGTTTACATTATAAGTTAATCATCTTTATTTCTGTTCTCATTTTAGTTATTAGTAGTGTTTTTGAAATAGTATCACAAGAAATGTTTTTAAAAAACCTTAAACATGAAAAGGGATTAAAGGCTTTAGCCATTTCTCAAACAGTGGCAAATATGCCAGAAGTACGTGAAGCATTTTCAAGTGAAAATCCATCAGGAATCATTCAGCCAATCGTTGAAAAGATTCGAAAGAAGGTTGGAGCGGAATTTATCGTTGTCGGAAATAAAAATGAAATACGTTATTCACATCCAAACCCATTACTAATTGGTCAGAAAATGGTAGGGGGGGATAATAATAAAGTATTTAAGGGACAGGAAATCGTATCGGAATCGACTGGGACACTCGGCCCTTCTTTAAGGGGAAAAACTCCTATTTTTGATGATAATGGAAATGTAATTGGAGTTGTTTCTGTAGGCTACTTAATAAAAGATATCGACCATGAGGCAAATGCATTTAGTAAAAAACTAATAAAAAATAGTATTGTCATCTTACTTCTTGGAATAGGAGCAGCTTTTTTAATTTCATTTAATATTAAAAAATCGATCTTCGGATTGGAGCCGAAAGAAATTGGAAGGATGTACAAAGAAAAACACGCAATATTAGAATCGATTCATGAAGGGATTATTGCGATTGATGAATACGGAGAAATTACGGTAGTAAATGAAAATGCTCATAAAGTACTGTCTATTCCTAATAATATAAAGCTTAGAGGATTAAAAATAGAAGACATATTGCATAATTCGCATCTTAAGAAAGTAGTGGAAACTGGTAAGCCAATTTATGATTTAGAGTTTTTAATAAATGAAAAAGTAATGATTATTAATTGTATACCGATTGTAGGAGTGAATTCTAAAATTGTAGGAGCAGTAACAACCTTTAGGGAAAAATCAGAATTGAATAAATTACTAAATGAACTATCGCAAATAAAAGCATATTCAGAAGGCCTTAGAGCACAGGCACATGAATATTCTAATAAATTGCATACAATTTTAGGCTTAATACAGCTTGAATCCTATCAAGAAGCGATTGAATTAATTTCAAAGGAATCAAATATAACTCAAAATATTATCCATTTTATTATGGAAGAAATTTCAGACCCAGTTGTTGCAGGACTTCTTTTAGGCAAAATCAGTTTAGCTAATGAGTTAAAAGTAGACTTTAACATTGATTATAATAGTAGTTTTGCAGATGTCCCAAAAGAAATTAATAGGGAAGATTTAATAACGATAATCGGAAATCTATTAAATAACGCTTTCGATGCAGTATTAGAAACAAATAAATCAGAAAAGCTTGTTTCACTATTTCTTACTGATTTAGGTGAAGATTTAGTGATTGAAATTGAGGATAATGCAAATGGTATCCCTGAGGAATTAATCGATGAGATTTTTGAATATGGTATTTCTACTAAGGAGCAATCTAAAAACTCAGGGATTGGACTTCACTTAGTCCAGAGATTGCTCCATAAATTAAACGGACAAATTACTTTTCATTCAAACGAACATGGGGGAACTACATTTATTGTTGCCATTCCGAAAAGCCAAAAGGAGAGTAACAGATACGATGAAAAAGAATTTAATAGAAGTGTTAATAGTTGA